In the Sarcophilus harrisii chromosome 3, mSarHar1.11, whole genome shotgun sequence genome, one interval contains:
- the BRSK1 gene encoding LOW QUALITY PROTEIN: serine/threonine-protein kinase BRSK1 (The sequence of the model RefSeq protein was modified relative to this genomic sequence to represent the inferred CDS: inserted 2 bases in 1 codon) has product MSQRQRRGLQAGRGTQARGAGVKLATAPGLPGRTRRRFSCFYPEGPELRGGPRGVLVGAAGPGGPHLRLGGPWPPEPVRTRPSPAPPADPPRKRVDSPMLSRHGKRRPERKSMEVLSITDGAGQGSRPPQPPPLPALSRSSLKYRSRSVSGASTGLSSAPLSPPCRPLFSFWPGPPWGGRPDGPLPTPKPATAARARGGRGATAPPGRSTPLPGSPGAPRNPVPRXGPPPPPGPRPPSPGAGGGVGGAAWRSRLNSIRNSFLGSPRFHRRKMQVPTAEEMSSLTPESSPELAKRSWFGNFISLDKDEQIFLVLKNKALSSIKADIVHAFLSIPSLSHSVLSQTSFRAEYKTSAGPSVFQKPVRFQVDISSSEGPDPPPRRRERDGRGSRSLLIAPSQPWLNWVESQAQLLSTHDQPSVQALAGEGARAEP; this is encoded by the exons ATGTCCCAAAGGCAAAGGCGGGGGCTCCAGGCAGGGAGGGGCACTCAGGCCCGGGGAGCCGGCGTGAAATTGGCCACAGCACCTGGGCTGCCCG ggagaaccaggagaagattTTCCTGCTTCTACCCAGAGGGGCCTGAGCTGCGGGGCGGACCTCGAGGCGTGCTGGTGGGGGCGGCGGGGCCCGGCGGGCCTCATTTACGCCTTGGCGGGCCGTGGCCTCCGGAGCCCGTGAGGACCCGGCCCTCTCCCGCTCCCCCTGCAGACCCTCCGAGGAAGCGGGTGGATTCTCCCATGCTGAGCCGCCACGGGAAGAGGAGGCCGGAGCGCAAGTCCATGGAGGTGCTGAGCATCACGGACGGGGCGGGGCAGGGCTCCCG CCCTCCCCAGCCCCCCCCCCTTCCCGCTCTTTCCCGTTCCTCCCTGAAATACAGATCCCGGAGCGTCAGCGGTGCTTCCACTGGACTCTCCTCCGCCC CCCTCTCTCCTCCCTGCCGGCCCCTCTTCTCCTTTTGGCCGGGGCCGCCCTGGGGAGGGAGGCCGGACGGGCCGCTCCCCACCCCCAAGCCGGCAACTGCCGCCCGGGCCCGGGGAGGGCGGGGGGCAACCGCCCCGCCAGGCCGCTCCACTCCCCTGCCCGGGTCCCCGGGGGCGCCCCGAAACCCTGTTCCCCG GGGGCCGCCCCCGCCGCCCGGCCCACGCCCTCCCAGTCCCGGAGCCGGCGGAGGCGTGGGGGGCGCCGCGTGGAGGAGTCGCCTCAACTCCATCCGGAACAGCTTCCTGGGCTCTCCCCGATTCCACCGGCGCAAGATGCAGG TCCCCACCGCAGAGGAGATGTCCAGTTTGACACCGGAGTCATCCCCAGA gCTGGCGAAGCGTTCCTGGTTTGGAAACTTCATCTCCCTGGACAAGGATGAGCAGATATTCCTGGTGCTGAAGAACAAGGCGCTGAGCAGCATCAAGGCCGACATCGTCCACGCCTTCTTGTCT ATCCCCAGCCTGAGTCACAGTGTGCTGTCCCAGACCAGCTTCCGGGCCGAATATAAGACCAGCGCCGGCCCCTCCGTCTTCCAGAAACCCGTTCGCTTCCAGGTTGACATCAGTTCATCGGAGGGCCCCGACCCCCCTCCCAGGCGGCGGGAGCGGGACGGCAGGGGTTCTCGGTCCCTCCTCATTGCCCC GTCCCAGCCCTGGTTAAACTGGGTGGAAAGTCAGGCCCAGCTCCTGAGCACCCACGACCAGCCATCGGTGCAAGCACTGGCAGGTGAGGGAGCCCGGGCCGAGCCTTAG
- the TMEM150B gene encoding modulator of macroautophagy TMEM150B has translation MGNPRGPQMAQERGAGGEEPKDPENQGVGADVMRGPGGNGDLGAEGDLGGRPGIGATGPPNLPGALRWGLDESRQGIGTQGPLPCSFALAVSNKTVNLTEGFPYISLCGSFPPQSCIFSQFLNIGAAMVAWISVLRYVQFREWGIPKFPNRLCLGSGFLCALGASIVGNFQQTNELSMHLFGSFLAFVVGMAYFWTQLVLLRLAKPRAQPGAPWIEPLRLLLCGLCTALMVAMIVLHFWPRRSEAAVCEWSTAMLLFVLFGLLAVDFSDATGFAISLQSRPRSCPSGAAHLPSL, from the exons ATGGGGAACCCCCGGGGTCCCCAGATGGCCCAGGAGAGAGGGGCAGGAGGGGAGGAGCCCAAAGACCCTGAGAACCAGGGAGTCGGGGCTGATGTGATGAGGGGACCTGGGGGTAACGGGGACCTGGGAGCTGAGGGGGACCTGGGGGG GCGGCCTGGGATTGGGGCTACCGGCCCCCCCAATCTGCCTGGGGCTTTACGGTGGGGTCTGGACGAAAGTCGCCAGGGGATTgg AACACAAGGCCCCCTCCCCTGCAGCTTTGCTCTGGCCGTGTCCAACAAGACGGTGAATCTCACGGAAGGCTTTCCTTACATCAG CCTCTGTGGATCTTTCCCCCCTCAGAGCTGCATTTTCAGCCAGTTTCTGAACATCGGGGCTGCCATGG TGGCCTGGATCTCCGTCCTGCGATACGTCCAGTTCCGGGAATGGGGCATCCCTAAGTTTCCCAACCGCCTGTGTCTGGGCTCGGGCTTCCTCTGTGCCTTGGGGGCCTCCATCGTGGGCAACTTCCAG CAAACCAACGAGCTCTCCATGCATCTCTTTGGGTCCTTCCTGGCCTTCGTGGTGGGCATGGCCTATTTCTGGACCCAGCTGGTGCTGCTGCGCCTGGCCAAGCCTCGGGCCCAGCCTGGCGCCCCCTGGATCGAGCCCCTGCGCCTGCTGCTCTGTGGGCTCTGCACGGCCCTCATGGTGGCCA TGATTGTGCTGCACTTCTGGCCCAGGCGCTCCGAGGCGGCCGTGTGCGAGTGGTCCACGGCCATGCTGCTCTTCGTCCTCTTCGGCCTCCTGGCCGTGGACTTTTCTGACGCGACCGGCTTCGCCATCAGCCTGCAGAGCAGGCCCCGCTCCTGCCCCTCGGGGGCTGCCCACCTGCCTTCCCTCTAG